In the genome of Populus trichocarpa isolate Nisqually-1 chromosome 6, P.trichocarpa_v4.1, whole genome shotgun sequence, one region contains:
- the LOC18100482 gene encoding adagio protein 1 yields the protein MEWDSNSDLSGDEDEEGFMLNDGGGGGLLPFPVENLLQTAPCGFVVTDALEPDHPLIYVNTVFEMATGYRAEEVLGRNCCFLQCRGPFAKRRHPLVDSTVVSEIRRCLDEGIEFQGELLNFRKDGSPLMNRLQLTPIYGDDDTITHVIGIQFFTETNIDLGPVPGSFVKESAKLADRFRSGLSTYRPFPAGDRNVCRGICGILQLSDEVLYLKVLSRLTPRDIASIGSVCRQLYALTKNEDLWRMVCQNAWGSETASVLETVPGAKRLGWGRLARELTTLEAAAWRKLTVGGAVEPSRCNFSACAVGNRVVLFGGEGVDMQPMNDTFVLDLNSSSPEWQHVQVSSPPPGRWGHTLSCVNGSHLVVFGGCGRQGLLNDVFVLDLDAKPPTWREISGLAPPLPRSWHSSCTLDGTKLIVSGGCADSGVLLSDTFLLDLSMEKPIWREIPVAWTPPSRLGHTLSVYGGRKILMFGGLAKSGPLRFRSSDVFSMDLSEEEPCWRCVTGSGMPGAGNPGGIAPPPRLDHVAMSLPGGRILIFGGSVAGLHSASQLYLLDPTDEKPTWRILNVPGRPPRFAWGHSTCVVGGTRAIVLGGQTGEEWMLSELHELSLASSVI from the exons atggagtggGATAGCAATTCGGATCTGAGTGGAGATGAAGATGAGGAGGGATTCATGTTAAatgatggaggaggaggaggtcttTTGCCTTTTCCTGTTGAGAATTTGCTGCAAACTGCTCCTTGTGGATTTGTTGTCACTGATGCTCTTGAACCAGACCATCCTCTTATTTATGTCAATACTGTTTTCGAGATGGCTACTGGCTATCGAGCTGAGGAAGTTCTTGGCCGTAATTG CTGTTTCTTGCAATGTAGAGGACCATTTGCTAAGCGAAGGCATCCATTGGTTGACTCCACAGTCGTTTCAGAAATAAGAAGATGCcttgatgagggcattgaattcCAAGGCGAGTTGTTAAACTTCAGAAAAGATGGATCTCCACTAATGAACAGGCTGCAACTTACTCCTATATATGGAGATGATGACACAATTACTCATGTTATTGGAATCCAGTTCTTCACTGAAACTAATATTGATCTAGGTCCTGTTCCTGGTTCTTTTGTAAAGGAGTCTGCAAAATTGGCTGATAGGTTTCGTTCTGGTCTCTCCACCTATCGTCCATTCCCAGCTGGGGACCGTAATGTTTGTCGTGGCATCTGTGGGATACTGCAATTGAGTGATGAGGTACTGTATCTCAAGGTACTTTCACGGTTGACTCCAAGAGATATCGCATCAATCGGTTCTGTCTGCAGACAACTCTATGCGCTGACGAAGAATGAGGATCTCTGGAGAATGGTCTGTCAGAATGCTTGGGGTAGTGAAACAGCTAGTGTTCTAGAGACTGTACCTGGTGCAAAGAGACTTGGCTGGGGTCGGCTTGCAAGGGAATTGACAACTCTTGAAGCAGCTGCATGGAGAAAGCTAACTGTTGGAGGTGCTGTTGAACCCTCAAGGTGCAATTTCAGTGCTTGTGCAGTTGGTAATCGAGTTGTCCTTTTTGGTGGGGAGGGTGTTGACATGCAGCCAATGAACGATACGTTTGTCCTGGATCTGAACTCCAGTAGCCCAGAGTGGCAACATGTCCAAGTGAGCTCCCCTCCTCCTGGTCGGTGGGGACATACACTTTCTTGTGTTAACGGGTCTCATTTGGTGGTCTTTGGAGGCTGTGGAAGACAAGGTCTATTgaatgatgtctttgttttggatttggACGCCAAGCCTCCAACTTGGCGTGAGATTTCTGGATTGGCCCCTCCACTTCCACGATCATGGCACAGCTCTTGCACCCTTGATGGCACTAAGTTGATTGTCTCTGGTGGGTGTGCAGATTCTGGAGTACTTCTTAGCGACACATTTCTGCTTGATCTGTCAATGGAGAAACCTATCTGGAGGGAGATACCAGTAGCATGGACCCCACCTTCTCGGCTTGGTCACACTCTCTCAGTTTATGGtggaagaaaaatattgatgtttgGGGGTTTGGCTAAGAGTGGTCCCCTTCGTTTCCGCTCCAGCGATGTGTTTAGCATGGATCTAAGTGAGGAGGAACCTTGTTGGAGATGTGTAACAGGGAGTGGAATGCCTGGTGCTGGAAATCCAGGGGGAATAGCTCCTCCACCCAGGCTTGATCATGTAGCTATGAGCCTCCCGGGCGGTAGAATCCTGATCTTTGGTGGCTCTGTTGCTGGTCTTCACTCTGCCTCACAACTTTATCTCCTCGACCCTACTGACGAGAAACCTACATGGAGGATTCTAAATGTACCCGGGCGACCTCCTAGATTTGCATGGGGACACAGTACCTGTGTTGTCGGAGGGACAAGGGCTATAGTCCTTGGTGGCCAAACTGGGGAGGAGTGGATGCTGAGTGAGCTCCATGAACTGTCCTTGGCTAGTTCAGTTATCTGA
- the LOC18100483 gene encoding uncharacterized protein LOC18100483, which produces MPINKDPSTPPPMIGKIGPYTVFMTPPSTPSPKSTATAAAANESTFPVFDSPKKVVSPPPVQPPPQQIDKSVYSHQVADGSVLGLFKNAVNKVQNAHSSLDDHLARWFGLNQSKYQWALDDYYETKGLEKEGAKAKEISSKVQSV; this is translated from the exons ATGCCTATCAATAAAGACCCTTCAACACCACCTCCCATGATTGGCAAAATTGGGCCCTATACTGTCTTCATGACCCCACCTTCCACTCCCAGTCCCAAGTCTACTgctactgctgctgctgctaatgAATCAACATTTCCTGTCTTTGATTCACCTAAGAAGGTTGTTTCACCTCCTCCCGTCCAGCCTCCTCCTCAACAGATTGACAAGTCTGTTTATTCTCATCAAGTTGCAGATGGGTCTGTTCTTGGCCTCTTCAAAAATGCTGTCAACAAAGTTCAAAATg CGCATTCAAGCTTGGATGACCATTTGGCAAGATGGTTTGGGTTAAATCAATCTAAGTATCAGTGGGCTTTGGATGATTACTATGAAACCAAGGGTCTG GAAAAGGAAGGTGCTAAAGCCAAAGAAATATCTAGCAAAGTACAGAGTGTGTAG